TTCGAACTCGATCGGGTTCTGCGTCGCGCAGACCATGAACGGCGCCGGCAAGTCGTACGTCGTGCCGTCGATCGTCACGCGCCGCTCTTCCATCGCTTCGAGCAGCGCCGACTGCGTCTTCGGCGGGGTGCGGTTGATCTCGTCGGCGAGCAGCACGCTCGCGAAGACGGGGCCGCGCCGGAACGAGAACGTCGCGCTGCGCTGGTCGAACACCGTCGTCCCGACGACGTCGGAGGGCATCAGATCGGGCGTGAACTGAATGCGGCCGTAACTCACGCCGAGCAGCCGCGCGAGGACGCGTACCGTCAGCGTCTTCGCCGTTCCGGGGACGCCTTCGATCAGCGCGTGGCCGCCGGCGAGGAGCGCGACCAGCAGCGTGAAGGCGACGCGCTCACCGCCGACGACGACGCGCGCCAACCCCTCGCGCAAACGCGCCGGAACGTCGGTCGGGGCTTGTTGCACGGATGGTCTCCTCTCGGGCGGTTCGAGCCAGCTTCGCGACGTCGATCAGCGCGGCGTCGTCGGCGAACGAGTACGTTGCGGTGTAGAGGACGCTCTTCGCGAGCGCGACGTTGGCGGCGGTGCGCGGCGCGCGGTCGAGCGAGCGGCGCGCGTCGGCGACGAGCGCGTCGCGGGCGTGGTCGCGCGCCCGCGCGCGCTGGTAGAGCGCGGCGACCGCGTCGACGAACTCCTCGCTGGTCGGCTCGCGCGGCGCGCGCAGCCGCACCGGCGGCCCGAGCGGGACGATCCCGTAGAGCAGCCACAGCAGTCCCGCCAGCGCGGCGATCCCGAGCGCGACCAGCTCCGGTGCGTTCAGCGCCTGGTACCACGCCTTCTCGACCAGATCGCCGCGCACGGCTTCGTCGAACGCGACGATCCCGTTCGGCGTCCCGGGCCGCGCCGCCAGGTACGCGAGCCGCGCGGCGTCGCCGCGCTCGAGCGCGTCGTTCTGGAACGCCGCCGCGTCGGCCAGCCCGATCACCTCGCCTTTGCCGTAGCGATAGCGCACCGCGAGCGCGCCGGCACGGTCGCCGAGCAGCGTCTGGAACTTCTTGTGCGGCGCGGGAACGAGCCGGTCGGTCCCGCGCTGCGGCAGCGCGGCGACGAGCGAGGCCCATGTCCCGTGCAGCGGCCCGCGGTCGAAGCGGTGCTCCTCGAGAAACGCGACCTCGTCCTTGGCGTCGTCGTGCGAGGTGCGCGGCGTCAGCCCGATGTCGATCAGCCGGCCGCCGGCGCGCACCCACGCGCGCACCGCGTCGCGCTCGGCGGCGTCCCACGCCGCAAACCCGTCCTCGGGAAAGGCCAGCACCAGCGTGTCGATCCCGCTGTTCGGGAGCGCGTCGTGATGCTGCCGGTAGCGCATGACGCGCACGCCTTCGCGCGCCATCAAGTCATACCACGCGCGGTAGCCGCCGGAATTGAAGTCGGCGCTGCCGCGCGTCGGGCGCTTCGGCGTCTGCTCGTGCCGGCCGAGCAGCGAGACGCCGATCAGCGCGAGCAGCGCCAGCGCGCCGAGAAGAACGTCGCGTCTCACGCCGGCGCGACGACGCGGTCGTACGCCGCCCGCATCCGCGCAACCAGCGCGGCGTCGGCGCCGCGGTCGCCGAACAGCGCGACGACCGCGTCGCGCGCCAGCGCGTCGAAGGACGGGTCGCGCACCGCGCGCCGCCACTCGCCGGGCGTGCGTGCCGCGTCGTAGCGCACGCGGCCGTGCTCGTCGAGCGCGCGCAGCGCCGAGGCCCACAACAGCGCCGCCGCGTCGTGATGGCGTCCCTCCGCTGCCGCGGCGAGCGCGCGCGCGAGCAGCGTGCGCGCGTCGGCGCCGTCGAAGAGCGCGTCGGCGCGCACGGCGTCGCGCCGCGCGCCGGCGAAGCGAACGTTCCGCCCGAACCGCACGGCGGCGTAGACCAGCGCCACCAGCAGCGCCGCCAGGATGATGAACCCGACGATGCGCGAGAGCAGGTCGTTGCCCGCCAGCTGGCCGAGCGGCTCGGTCACGCGGCGCCAGAACGCGTCGAGCGCGTCGAGCAGCTG
Above is a genomic segment from Candidatus Eremiobacterota bacterium containing:
- a CDS encoding DUF4350 domain-containing protein, coding for MRRDVLLGALALLALIGVSLLGRHEQTPKRPTRGSADFNSGGYRAWYDLMAREGVRVMRYRQHHDALPNSGIDTLVLAFPEDGFAAWDAAERDAVRAWVRAGGRLIDIGLTPRTSHDDAKDEVAFLEEHRFDRGPLHGTWASLVAALPQRGTDRLVPAPHKKFQTLLGDRAGALAVRYRYGKGEVIGLADAAAFQNDALERGDAARLAYLAARPGTPNGIVAFDEAVRGDLVEKAWYQALNAPELVALGIAALAGLLWLLYGIVPLGPPVRLRAPREPTSEEFVDAVAALYQRARARDHARDALVADARRSLDRAPRTAANVALAKSVLYTATYSFADDAALIDVAKLARTAREETIRATSPDRRSGAFARGVGARRRRR
- a CDS encoding DUF4129 domain-containing protein; this encodes MIAARILLAAVWPNGDPREVAHRILLDRRYHLGPQGPAPKTWLEQLLDALDAFWRRVTEPLGQLAGNDLLSRIVGFIILAALLVALVYAAVRFGRNVRFAGARRDAVRADALFDGADARTLLARALAAAAEGRHHDAAALLWASALRALDEHGRVRYDAARTPGEWRRAVRDPSFDALARDAVVALFGDRGADAALVARMRAAYDRVVAPA